Proteins co-encoded in one Natronorubrum daqingense genomic window:
- a CDS encoding DUF5790 family protein: MSQATLGDDEELFGEAANEMREDVESSLEDAWDALPAADEIWETDADNVLGVLNGLKTALDVGDAEDHLRDAKKWFTMGQRADAFEDADDLEAEIETLEEAIGDIADAGEQVGDLTSTIPALRGTLEDAGSVDDADADEE; this comes from the coding sequence ATGAGTCAAGCGACGCTCGGCGACGACGAGGAACTGTTCGGTGAAGCGGCCAACGAGATGCGCGAAGACGTGGAGTCATCGCTCGAGGACGCCTGGGACGCCCTTCCGGCGGCGGACGAGATCTGGGAAACCGACGCGGACAACGTGTTGGGCGTACTCAACGGCCTCAAAACCGCACTCGACGTCGGTGACGCCGAGGACCACCTTCGCGACGCCAAAAAGTGGTTCACGATGGGCCAGCGAGCGGACGCCTTCGAGGACGCCGACGACCTCGAGGCGGAAATCGAGACGCTCGAGGAAGCCATCGGGGACATCGCCGACGCGGGCGAGCAAGTCGGCGACCTCACCTCGACGATTCCAGCCCTCCGTGGCACGCTCGAGGATGCTGGATCCGTCGACGATGCCGACGCAGACGAGGAGTAA
- a CDS encoding creatininase family protein, which yields MDLRDATWTDVRDFGTDIAVVPVGSTEQHGPHAPLGTDVITAEAVTDAGLEKTDLAVVRAPAIPIGIAEEHRQFPGTMWVSEDTFRDYVRESIESLAHHGLERVVVVNGHGGNVDALRAVGGRLTRSGDAYAVPFTWFEAVGEHSSDMGHGGPLETALLRHCAPDLVREDRLEEAQDGRADGWGEWQSHANLAYDAAEFTENGVVGDPEAGEEARGEELLELAAASLADLLEAVADRDVSRPERR from the coding sequence ATGGACTTACGCGACGCGACGTGGACCGACGTTCGCGACTTCGGGACGGACATCGCGGTCGTCCCCGTCGGGAGTACGGAACAACACGGCCCCCACGCCCCCCTCGGAACTGACGTGATCACCGCGGAGGCCGTCACCGACGCTGGCCTCGAGAAAACAGATCTCGCGGTCGTCCGTGCGCCGGCGATTCCAATCGGAATCGCCGAGGAACACCGCCAGTTCCCCGGGACGATGTGGGTGTCCGAAGACACGTTCCGAGACTACGTCCGCGAATCGATCGAGAGCCTCGCTCACCACGGTCTCGAGCGAGTCGTGGTGGTCAACGGCCACGGTGGCAACGTCGACGCGCTGCGAGCGGTCGGCGGCCGACTCACCCGAAGCGGCGACGCGTACGCCGTCCCGTTCACCTGGTTCGAGGCCGTCGGCGAGCACTCGAGCGATATGGGCCACGGCGGGCCCCTCGAGACGGCACTCCTTCGCCACTGCGCACCCGATCTGGTTCGCGAGGACCGACTCGAGGAGGCCCAAGACGGCCGCGCCGACGGTTGGGGCGAGTGGCAGAGTCACGCGAATCTGGCCTACGATGCGGCGGAGTTTACGGAAAACGGCGTCGTCGGTGATCCGGAAGCGGGCGAGGAGGCACGCGGCGAGGAACTGCTCGAACTGGCCGCAGCGTCGCTCGCGGACCTCCTCGAGGCGGTCGCCGACCGCGACGTCTCGCGGCCGGAGCGACGATAG
- the azf gene encoding NAD-dependent glucose-6-phosphate dehydrogenase Azf codes for MAQSVLLTGAAGRVGEAILEGLADEHEWRLLDRDPPTEDHPGEFVVADITEDETVREAMDGIDVVLHLAGDPRKTAPWESVLTNNIDGTQTVFEAAIDAGVEKVAFASSNHAVGHYETDERTPDLYRTHDDYLLDGTELPRPGNLYGVSKVAGESLGRYYHDEYGLSVVNVRIGNLTEGHPPIDYERGQAMWLSYRDCAHLFDRCIRADYDYEIVYGISDNDRKYYSLERAKDVLGYEPRDNSARHDD; via the coding sequence ATGGCACAGTCGGTCCTGCTTACTGGGGCTGCGGGGCGGGTCGGAGAGGCCATCCTCGAGGGCCTCGCGGACGAACACGAGTGGCGGTTGTTAGATCGTGACCCGCCGACGGAAGACCATCCCGGCGAGTTCGTCGTCGCGGACATCACCGAGGACGAGACCGTCCGCGAGGCGATGGACGGTATCGACGTCGTGCTCCACCTCGCGGGCGACCCTCGTAAGACCGCACCCTGGGAGAGCGTCCTGACGAACAACATCGACGGCACGCAAACCGTCTTCGAGGCGGCCATCGACGCCGGCGTCGAGAAGGTCGCCTTCGCCTCCTCGAATCATGCCGTCGGCCACTACGAGACCGACGAGCGGACGCCCGACCTGTACCGGACGCACGACGACTACCTGCTCGACGGAACGGAACTTCCCCGACCCGGGAACCTCTACGGCGTCTCGAAGGTTGCCGGAGAATCCCTCGGTCGGTACTACCACGACGAGTACGGTCTCTCGGTCGTCAACGTCCGCATCGGCAACCTCACGGAGGGTCACCCGCCGATCGACTACGAGCGCGGACAGGCGATGTGGCTCTCTTATCGCGACTGTGCACACCTCTTCGATCGCTGTATTCGGGCCGACTACGACTACGAAATTGTCTACGGCATCTCCGACAACGACCGGAAGTACTACTCACTCGAGCGAGCGAAGGACGTCCTCGGCTACGAACCACGGGACAATTCGGCGCGTCACGACGACTGA
- a CDS encoding aldo/keto reductase — protein MEYTTLGSTGMSVSRIGLGCMSFGTGRDWMLDREESRELIERAIDLGINFFDTANVYSSGDSERILGDVLADYDRDAQVVATKAYAEMDPANPNSSGLSRKAIEQELEASLDRLGMDTIDLYQTHRWDDETPIEETLRALDDAVRRGKVRYVGTSSMWAHQFAEALHASDSLGLERFATMQNHYNVFYREEEREMLPLCRTEDVGVIPWSPLARGVGTRPLEDLESTTRGQTDEYLEQIPYLDGGGEEINERIQELAAQKGVTMAQISLAWLLHKEWVDAPIVGTTSIDHLEEAVEALEIDLTASDMSYLEEPYEPLPIAGHE, from the coding sequence ATGGAGTACACGACGCTCGGGTCGACCGGCATGTCCGTTAGTCGGATCGGCCTCGGCTGCATGAGTTTCGGGACCGGTCGAGACTGGATGCTCGACCGCGAGGAGAGTCGGGAACTCATCGAACGGGCAATCGACCTCGGGATCAACTTCTTCGACACGGCGAACGTCTACTCGTCGGGCGACTCCGAGCGTATTCTGGGTGACGTGCTCGCAGACTACGACCGGGACGCACAGGTCGTCGCGACGAAGGCGTACGCCGAGATGGACCCCGCGAATCCCAACTCGAGTGGCCTCTCGCGAAAGGCCATCGAGCAGGAACTCGAGGCGAGTCTGGACCGACTCGGGATGGACACGATCGATCTCTACCAGACCCACCGCTGGGACGACGAGACGCCCATCGAGGAAACCCTTCGAGCGCTCGACGACGCGGTCCGTCGGGGGAAGGTGCGGTACGTTGGCACCTCCTCGATGTGGGCCCACCAGTTCGCCGAGGCACTCCACGCGAGCGACTCGCTGGGCCTCGAGCGATTCGCGACGATGCAAAACCACTACAACGTCTTCTACCGCGAGGAAGAACGCGAGATGCTTCCCCTCTGTCGAACGGAGGACGTCGGCGTCATTCCGTGGTCACCGCTGGCTCGTGGCGTCGGGACCCGTCCGCTCGAGGACCTCGAGTCGACGACCCGGGGGCAGACCGACGAGTACCTCGAACAGATTCCGTACCTGGACGGGGGCGGCGAGGAGATCAACGAGCGAATTCAGGAACTCGCCGCCCAGAAGGGCGTCACGATGGCCCAGATCTCACTCGCCTGGTTGCTCCACAAAGAATGGGTCGACGCCCCCATCGTCGGCACGACCAGCATCGACCACCTCGAGGAGGCCGTCGAAGCCCTCGAAATCGACCTGACGGCATCGGATATGAGCTATCTCGAGGAGCCCTACGAGCCGTTACCGATCGCCGGCCACGAGTGA
- a CDS encoding histidine kinase dimerization/phospho-acceptor domain-containing protein gives MNAGLFRAGFDALPFEIALVDTAGTIVYANETWVEFGDANGNTHDTCWVGENYLRVCRRADDSTATLVADGIEALLAGTRTHFQLEYPCHSPDEYRWFHLEATSLTHDGERYALLAHVDITARKQAELQRDTQIEQLKTIVTVLSHDIRNPLGVIQGYAAKLETAEADSDAVEAIQESADRIADMIESILEFARTQSLNDVSRVTVADVARESWAQTATVEASLTIDSSGSV, from the coding sequence GTGAACGCTGGTCTCTTTCGCGCTGGCTTCGATGCATTGCCCTTCGAAATCGCCCTGGTGGATACAGCAGGTACCATCGTGTACGCGAACGAAACGTGGGTCGAATTCGGCGACGCCAACGGGAACACCCACGATACCTGCTGGGTCGGTGAGAACTATCTTCGCGTTTGTCGCCGGGCCGACGACTCGACGGCGACGCTGGTGGCAGACGGTATCGAGGCATTGCTGGCCGGAACGCGGACGCACTTCCAACTCGAGTACCCGTGTCACTCTCCCGACGAGTACCGCTGGTTCCACCTCGAAGCGACGTCGCTTACGCACGACGGCGAACGGTACGCACTCCTCGCACACGTCGATATCACGGCTCGAAAACAAGCCGAACTCCAGCGGGATACGCAGATCGAACAACTGAAAACCATCGTCACGGTGCTCTCTCACGACATTCGAAACCCGCTCGGAGTGATTCAGGGATACGCTGCCAAACTCGAGACTGCTGAGGCTGATTCCGACGCGGTCGAAGCGATCCAGGAAAGCGCAGATCGGATCGCTGATATGATCGAGTCGATCCTCGAGTTCGCCCGAACACAGAGCCTCAACGATGTCTCTCGGGTTACCGTCGCAGACGTTGCGCGGGAATCGTGGGCGCAGACGGCGACCGTCGAGGCGTCGCTGACTATCGACTCGTCGGGCAGTGTCTAG
- a CDS encoding IS6 family transposase encodes MLVDLLSESYAAEFDECWERERTATPVRVFAVRLHATGCSLRETQAILRLIGVERSHQAIWNWVHRLADSVPDPPTAKPSRVAIDETAVRINGDWSWVYAAIDLDSKLILDVAVFGRRGTDPAAAFLHRLTEKHDLSNTVFLADGYGYLTALSRLGLSGQLDYVDRNLIEKWFHTLKMRVDRFHNSWVGSRASVREWLEQFVHYYNTQRPHQSLNGQTPAEVLN; translated from the coding sequence ATGCTCGTAGACCTGCTCAGCGAGAGCTACGCGGCGGAATTTGATGAATGTTGGGAGCGTGAGCGGACGGCGACGCCCGTCAGGGTGTTCGCAGTCCGTCTCCACGCGACCGGTTGTTCTCTTCGAGAGACACAAGCAATTCTTCGCTTGATCGGTGTGGAACGCTCTCATCAAGCGATCTGGAACTGGGTACATCGGCTGGCTGACAGCGTTCCAGACCCGCCGACGGCGAAGCCGTCGCGGGTCGCCATTGATGAAACCGCTGTCAGGATTAACGGAGACTGGTCTTGGGTATACGCTGCAATAGACTTGGACTCAAAACTAATTCTCGATGTCGCAGTGTTCGGACGTCGAGGCACCGATCCAGCTGCTGCGTTTCTGCATCGGTTGACCGAGAAACACGATCTATCCAATACCGTGTTTCTCGCTGATGGCTATGGATATCTGACTGCCCTCTCTCGATTAGGATTGAGCGGTCAGCTCGACTACGTTGATCGAAACCTGATCGAAAAGTGGTTTCACACCTTGAAGATGAGAGTTGACCGCTTCCATAACTCGTGGGTGGGCAGTCGGGCGAGCGTCAGAGAATGGCTTGAACAGTTTGTACACTACTACAACACACAACGACCACATCAATCACTCAACGGACAGACGCCAGCGGAGGTGCTAAACTAG
- a CDS encoding dihydroneopterin aldolase family protein, which yields MSTETSPTDAEAACFEAGIKFGTLYHQFAGTPISLESAPSLATAMEDSIENQPHCDRVTVSVRTDELEAALAESAADYTELTGRFLEVEIVVDYEGCEVLTRMEMEDGYPLMRIDSVRGRT from the coding sequence ATGTCGACCGAGACGAGTCCCACCGACGCCGAAGCCGCCTGTTTCGAGGCGGGTATCAAGTTCGGAACGCTCTACCACCAGTTCGCCGGCACGCCGATTTCACTCGAGAGCGCACCCAGTCTCGCCACGGCGATGGAAGACTCGATCGAAAACCAGCCCCACTGCGACCGCGTCACCGTCTCCGTTCGAACCGACGAACTCGAGGCCGCACTCGCCGAGTCGGCGGCCGACTACACCGAGTTGACGGGTCGGTTTCTCGAGGTGGAAATCGTCGTCGACTACGAGGGCTGTGAGGTCCTGACGCGAATGGAGATGGAAGACGGCTATCCGTTGATGCGCATCGATTCTGTTCGGGGTCGAACGTAG